The following are from one region of the Halodesulfurarchaeum sp. HSR-GB genome:
- a CDS encoding translation initiation factor IF-5A, with protein MPRQQKEVRDLQEGNYVMMEETPCKITAYSTAKPGKHGSAKARIEGRGVFDERKRSLSQPVDQKVWVPIIDRKQGQVVSVEGNDAQIMDLETYETFTMRIPEDESLSPDDEIEYLEYEGQRKILE; from the coding sequence ATGCCCAGACAACAGAAGGAAGTGCGAGACCTTCAGGAGGGTAACTACGTGATGATGGAGGAGACCCCGTGCAAGATCACGGCCTACAGTACAGCCAAGCCGGGCAAACACGGCAGCGCCAAGGCCCGTATCGAGGGCCGTGGGGTCTTCGACGAGCGAAAACGCTCGCTGTCCCAGCCGGTCGACCAGAAGGTATGGGTCCCCATTATCGACCGCAAACAGGGACAGGTCGTCTCCGTCGAGGGCAACGACGCCCAGATCATGGACCTGGAGACCTACGAGACGTTCACGATGCGGATCCCCGAGGACGAGTCTCTGTCTCCCGACGACGAGATCGAGTACCTCGAGTACGAGGGCCAGCGCAAGATCCTCGAGTAA
- a CDS encoding Nif3-like dinuclear metal center hexameric protein, giving the protein MREATLLSRLDETLSIDEYAEVDASANGLQIGDGTGEIERVALAVDGVSATVAAAADRDADLLVVHHGLSWGGIERVTGRTYDRIAGLIENDLDLYAAHLPLDGHQELGNAAGVADCLGLEDRAPFGELGPVTIGQRGTLPSPESADSIAATLEESLDHGGQGVQTLDFGPEQIESVAIVTGSGTDWLDEAVAAGVDAFVTGEGEGKLYHMARESEVTVFLGGHYATETFGVRTLADRIETWGPETFFIDEPTGL; this is encoded by the coding sequence ATGCGGGAAGCCACGCTCCTCTCGCGGCTCGACGAGACGCTGTCGATCGACGAGTACGCCGAGGTGGACGCCAGCGCCAACGGCCTTCAGATCGGTGACGGAACGGGTGAAATCGAACGCGTCGCCCTCGCAGTCGACGGGGTAAGTGCGACCGTCGCGGCCGCGGCCGACCGGGACGCGGATCTCTTGGTGGTCCACCATGGACTCTCCTGGGGCGGCATCGAGCGGGTCACGGGTCGGACCTACGATCGGATCGCCGGTCTGATCGAGAACGACCTCGATCTCTATGCCGCCCACCTGCCCCTCGACGGGCACCAGGAACTCGGCAACGCCGCCGGAGTCGCTGACTGTCTGGGGCTCGAAGATCGAGCCCCCTTCGGCGAACTCGGCCCCGTGACGATCGGCCAGCGTGGGACCCTCCCGAGCCCCGAATCGGCGGATTCGATCGCCGCCACCCTCGAAGAGTCACTCGATCACGGCGGGCAGGGCGTCCAGACACTCGATTTCGGCCCCGAGCAGATCGAGTCGGTCGCCATCGTCACGGGCAGCGGGACGGACTGGCTCGACGAGGCGGTCGCAGCCGGCGTCGATGCCTTCGTCACTGGCGAGGGCGAGGGCAAACTCTACCACATGGCCCGGGAATCCGAGGTGACGGTGTTCCTGGGTGGGCACTACGCGACCGAGACCTTCGGCGTGCGGACGCTCGCGGATCGAATCGAAACGTGGGGCCCGGAGACGTTCTTCATCGACGAACCGACCGGGCTTTGA
- a CDS encoding carboxymuconolactone decarboxylase family protein, with product MSHDDDPIEEMPSTPSQLARDHPAVWEAYAELGAAAADAGPLDGERKRLAKLALAIGAQSEGAVHSHVRRGLDEGLDPAVMRHVAILSIPTIGFPEAMAGLSWINDLV from the coding sequence ATGTCACACGATGACGACCCAATCGAGGAGATGCCGTCGACGCCAAGCCAACTCGCCCGCGACCATCCCGCGGTCTGGGAGGCCTACGCGGAACTGGGAGCGGCCGCGGCCGATGCCGGCCCGCTCGACGGTGAGCGAAAACGGCTCGCGAAACTCGCTCTCGCCATCGGTGCCCAGTCGGAGGGAGCCGTCCACTCCCACGTCAGGCGAGGCCTCGACGAGGGGCTCGACCCCGCTGTGATGCGGCACGTGGCCATCCTCTCGATTCCGACGATCGGCTTCCCTGAGGCGATGGCGGGGCTGAGTTGGATCAACGACCTGGTTTAA
- the speB gene encoding agmatinase, whose protein sequence is MFPGANAAREDADFVIAGAPLDVSTSFQPGTRFGPDRIRRFARSFEDYDHHTGSRFTDLAVHDHGDVEAWDDARDYLDYLSGVLADACREDAVPLLLGGEHTVTVAGVEAVDPDVFVTLDAHLDLRESYAGNEWSHATVTRHALDVADRAVILGARAGSEAEWERATAGDVTVVPPAAVGDWNPDFDEESVYLSVDIDAADPAYAPGTGTMEPFGLSSRELRAVVRQVAPAMDGFDVVEVNDQDDGQSATLAAKLLRTAVFARAAGETPGSL, encoded by the coding sequence ATGTTTCCGGGGGCGAACGCGGCCCGCGAGGACGCCGACTTCGTGATCGCTGGCGCGCCACTGGACGTCTCGACCAGTTTCCAGCCGGGGACCCGTTTCGGTCCCGACCGGATCCGCCGCTTCGCCCGGAGCTTCGAGGACTACGATCACCACACCGGCAGTCGATTTACCGACCTCGCGGTCCACGACCACGGCGACGTCGAGGCCTGGGACGACGCCCGGGACTACCTCGATTACCTCTCGGGGGTGCTCGCCGACGCTTGCCGTGAGGACGCCGTTCCGCTTTTGCTCGGCGGCGAGCATACCGTCACCGTCGCCGGCGTCGAGGCCGTCGATCCGGACGTGTTCGTCACGCTGGATGCGCATCTCGATCTCCGGGAGTCCTATGCGGGCAACGAGTGGAGCCACGCCACCGTCACCCGGCACGCACTCGACGTGGCCGATCGGGCGGTCATCCTGGGGGCCAGAGCCGGGAGCGAGGCCGAATGGGAGCGGGCCACGGCTGGGGACGTCACCGTCGTCCCGCCGGCGGCGGTCGGGGACTGGAACCCTGACTTCGACGAGGAATCGGTCTATCTCAGCGTGGACATCGACGCCGCCGATCCCGCCTATGCGCCTGGAACCGGGACGATGGAACCCTTCGGACTCTCTTCGCGGGAGTTGCGGGCCGTCGTCCGTCAGGTGGCTCCCGCGATGGACGGCTTCGACGTCGTCGAGGTGAACGACCAGGACGACGGCCAGTCGGCCACGCTCGCGGCCAAACTCCTCCGAACGGCTGTCTTCGCCCGGGCCGCGGGCGAGACCCCCGGCTCTTTGTAG
- a CDS encoding HVO_2523 family zinc finger protein translates to MTTVPTAQPTCPACERPLYSRHCKYVCPSHGVVFDCSDPFW, encoded by the coding sequence GTGACAACGGTCCCCACAGCGCAACCGACCTGTCCGGCCTGTGAGCGCCCCCTGTACAGCCGGCACTGCAAGTACGTCTGCCCGAGCCACGGTGTGGTTTTCGACTGTTCGGACCCGTTCTGGTGA